ACTGCAACTGCACAAAAATCCCTACAGTCTCAGTACCTTCTGCACCGAGCACAACGTTCAAGAATGTCTATCACACATCAGTCAGGTTGGTAACCTTACATCTGATGTATGACTAGCGCCATCATTTATATGTAAATGCTCAGGATCTAAGATATGTGACTGCTGTGCCCCGTGTTTGATTCTGACTGGTCCTCTACATCCTTTGCTCTTTatccttttcttcctctactCTCCACATTACAGGAGGTGTCATCTCTTGGCCTCCCACCGGTCTGGGCGGAgtcatgcagcagcagctcagagatgGATGTCGTGGCTGTGCTGAATTGCATGTACGACCTGATTCAGCTGCACCGCAGGGGCCTCCGAACCCTGGAAAACATGGAAGTGGAGCAGCTTAAGTCCAGCAGCAATGTGGACTACCTGCAGCTCACCAGCACCCGGCTAAAAGTACAGTAACATTTAAACCCAGTGATTCCTCTGtaataatatgaaaatgtgGAACCATAACTAAGAGCCTGAAGAGTTGCTTGTCaatgctgaaaaaaatgaattattacatattaaatGTCTTCTGTCAATGTTATTCTGTTATCATAGGAGCAGCTTGAGGTGtccaaaagagaaaacacaggacTCCTTGAGAGAGAAcgacagctgcagctgaaagtgAAGAGTTTGCAAAACtgcctgaaaaatgaaaaggatGAGGTATTTTCTTTGGAATTGCTGCCCCTAAGTTAAATCTGTaggcattttttttgtgtctcggGTGCAAAAGCATGTCAACATAAACAAGAaacaattgttttattttcccctGTCAGGTGCAAAAGCTTCAGAACATAATTGCAAGCCGGGCCAGCCAGTACAATCATGagatgaaaaggaaagaaagagaattcAACAAACTGAAAGAGCGCCTGAATCAACTTCTGGTTgacaaaaaggagaagaaacaagGTAAGCTATCAGCCCTTTACACACAAAATTATACATGCCCTTTGAGGCGTTTAATTCATGATTTTCCTTATTTGTCTTGCTTTCAGCCATTGATGTATTAAACAACATTGGGAGAGCAGATGGGAAGAGAAGCCTTTGGAAAACTGAAAAGACAGAGGCAAAGTGAGTTCACTTCTCAGTTTCTTTACTTTCCAGTAAAGTATCTTTGAAcctatatttgtatttataaatacataaatgcagCAGtgcaggagagaaaataaacgGCACGATCCAAGAAAGTACTACTCACTCCACTTTTGCATCTCAACTTGCACATCAGCTCCTTTTGTCAGTTTTCTAGgtgacacagatttattttaggaACACAGTGGCACTGCGGAAACCTGGATGTTACTGTAGCTTTGGTAATATCCTTTGTAGATGTATTACAGACATGAGATGAATGAACATAAATGACTGTCTTTCTTATCCCAAGGCATGAAGGGGAGATGTATAAGACTCTACTGAGCGATTATGACACCCGACAAAGGGAGTTGCTGCTGGAAAATGCAGAGTTGAAGAAAGTGTTGCAGCAGATGAAAAAGGACATTGTGTCCATTTTAAGTTCCAAGAAACCAATGCTGAAAGACGACAAACACCAAGATGGTTGCACACAGGTCAGACGCGTTcaatttgattgacagcttgtAATCCTTGTGCCTGTTTTAGTCTTTTAGACATGTTTGCTACCAATAGATTGAAAAATATTTCCATTGTCTTTATCAGGCTGActtggaggaggaagaggaattCATTGATTCTAGTAAAGAAAGCGTAGAGCTGTATTGTGTTCACGCCCGGGAGAAGCTGACCAATAGTATTCGTCTCCAGTGGAGAAGACTCAAGAGCCACGTTGAAAGATTGGACAGCCAAGGTAGTCTTTATTCAGTCATTCAGTCACTGTTTGACCTTGATACATGAAGGAATTTTTGTTTGTAGGTTTGTAAATACGAcgtttttttgcatttaaaggaAGTAGTGAAAAGAGAAACTGTCCGAGCAACCAAAGCATGCTTATATTATGTTACTGAAGCCACTTGTCTGATTATTGCTATGAACCAATACTCACTTACTTCCTGTTAAAATCAATACAATAGTTAAGTTAGATTTTCtgggttgtttttgttcagcATCTTTAGCTCAGATGGGTGAGAGTAAAAACGCTGATGCTGTTTCCCGAGAAACTCACgaggaggagat
Above is a window of Larimichthys crocea isolate SSNF chromosome XVII, L_crocea_2.0, whole genome shotgun sequence DNA encoding:
- the LOC104931933 gene encoding afadin- and alpha-actinin-binding protein isoform X2, encoding MPESSLEDICSSSVECRTSPLRRFSQSSLQLHKNPYSLSTFCTEHNVQECLSHISQEVSSLGLPPVWAESCSSSSEMDVVAVLNCMYDLIQLHRRGLRTLENMEVEQLKSSSNVDYLQLTSTRLKEQLEVSKRENTGLLERERQLQLKVKSLQNCLKNEKDEVQKLQNIIASRASQYNHEMKRKEREFNKLKERLNQLLVDKKEKKQAIDVLNNIGRADGKRSLWKTEKTEAKHEGEMYKTLLSDYDTRQRELLLENAELKKVLQQMKKDIVSILSSKKPMLKDDKHQDGCTQADLEEEEEFIDSSKESVELYCVHAREKLTNSIRLQWRRLKSHVERLDSQASLAQMGESKNADAVSRETHEEEMDRLKLEIQQCKDFIQTQQQLLQQLSSPCDEETASLLSNCYMLQEKERLGEEWKTLEEQRKIFERERRNFTEAAIRLSHERKAFEEDRATWLKHQFLNLSPFSDSKKPQMSKSKSAFLISDAKACAVSAPERLIKCPSDTISPTPRRAPLTTPLTSDLYRTLCLIPENSSTKPKRKTEHRASFEESSIVFNGNLPAQLKEWDDNSSHKLTREKKSSI
- the LOC104931933 gene encoding afadin- and alpha-actinin-binding protein isoform X1, which codes for MPESSLEDICSSSVECRTSPLRRFSQSSLQLHKNPYSLSTFCTEHNVQECLSHISQEVSSLGLPPVWAESCSSSSEMDVVAVLNCMYDLIQLHRRGLRTLENMEVEQLKSSSNVDYLQLTSTRLKEQLEVSKRENTGLLERERQLQLKVKSLQNCLKNEKDEVQKLQNIIASRASQYNHEMKRKEREFNKLKERLNQLLVDKKEKKQAIDVLNNIGRADGKRSLWKTEKTEAKHEGEMYKTLLSDYDTRQRELLLENAELKKVLQQMKKDIVSILSSKKPMLKDDKHQDGCTQADLEEEEEFIDSSKESVELYCVHAREKLTNSIRLQWRRLKSHVERLDSQASLAQMGESKNADAVSRETHEEEMDRLKLEIQQCKDFIQTQQQLLQQQLSSPCDEETASLLSNCYMLQEKERLGEEWKTLEEQRKIFERERRNFTEAAIRLSHERKAFEEDRATWLKHQFLNLSPFSDSKKPQMSKSKSAFLISDAKACAVSAPERLIKCPSDTISPTPRRAPLTTPLTSDLYRTLCLIPENSSTKPKRKTEHRASFEESSIVFNGNLPAQLKEWDDNSSHKLTREKKSSI